In Paramagnetospirillum magnetotacticum MS-1, the genomic stretch CAACCAGTTTTTTGCGTCTCCGCAAAACCCGCCGACCGGGCCGTCCCGCCGCCCAAAACCTTCCGGTTCGTCGCGGCGAGGGGCGGGTTTTACGCGCCCCATCCGACCCTGTCAACCGCTCTTTTTACCCGAAGGCAAAACCCGTTGACCGGGCCGTCCCGCCACCCAAAACACCAGGGTTCCCGGCGGCGAGGGGCGGGTTTTATACCCGCCCAACCACGCCGTCAACCCCATTTATTTGGAGGCTGGCCGTCCCTCCCGAGTGGGGGAGACGAAATTTCATCCTATGCCTGAGCAGGTTCCGAAGCAAGCCCCTTCTGCCCCTGGAGGGATCGGGTTGGTGCCCTATTGTGTGGTGGCCCCACATGCCCCTTATATGAAGACCTGGGGCCATATTTATGGATGGGGATGATTATGGCGGCGAAATCGCGAACGGAAATCATTGACGATATCGAAGACTGCATCGGCCGTAACGGCGGCGAGTTCGGGCAGTGGTATGTGGGCTTTACCGCCAGCCCGAAGATCAAGCTGTTCTCCGGCCACAAACTGAAGCAAAGCGGCGATGCCTGGATCTCGCGCCTGGCCAAGGACGAGTTCGAAGCCCACGAGGTCGCCGAGTTCTTTCGCACCACGCGCAAGACCAAAGGACCTGGCGGCCAACCCGGCGACAATGACCTCTATGTCTATGCCTATAAGATGAAACCGCATACCAAGCCCTGAGGCTTGCCATGCTCGGGGCCTATAAGATGAAACCGCATACCAAGCCCTGAGGCTTGTTTCCCCCTGTTGGGCGGTTCATGCTGCGCCTCTCGTCGCTAACGTAAAGAGGCCCCATGCCGACGCGCGCCAGCAACCGAACCATTACCGAGAAGGATGTGGATTCGGTCCTCCACCCCTATACCAATCTGAAACGCCATCCGGAGGTGGGTCCGCTGGTCATCACCCGCGGCAAGGGCGTACGGGTCTATGACGAGGCGGGAAAGGACTATATCGAGGGCCTGGCCGGGCTGTGGTGCACGTCGCTTGGCTGGGGCGAGGAGCGGCTGGTCGAGGCCGCGGCGCGGCAGATGCGCACCCTCCCCTTCTATCACCTGTTCAGCCACAAGACCCATGACGTGGGCGTCGAATTGTGCGCCCGTCTGCTGGAGATGGCGCCCGTCCCCATGTCCAAGGTTTTTCTGGCCGGATCGGGGTCGGAAGCCAACGACACCGCCATCAAACTGATCCACTACCGATCCAACGCGCTGGGCCTGCCCCATAAGAAGAAGATCATCGCCCGCGAGAAGGCCTATCACGGCGTCACCGTGGCCACCGCCTCGCTGACCGGCCTGGTCAACAACCAGCGCTCCTTCGACCTTCCCATTCCCGGTGTGCTGCGGGCCGGATGTCCTCATCATTACCGCTTCGCCAGGCAAGGCGAGAGCGAGGAAGACTTTTCCTCCCGGTTGGCGGCAGAGCTGGAAGCGCTGATCCTGGCCGAAGGCCCCGACACCGTGGCCGCCTTCTTCGCCGAACCGGTGATGGGCGCAGGCGGCGTCATCGTGCCGCCCGCCGGATACTTCCCCAAGATCCAGGCGGTGCTGGACCGCTACGATATTCTTCTGGTGGTCGACGAGGTGATCTGCGGCTTTGGGCGCACCGGCAAGATGTTTGGCACCGAGACCTTTGGCATCCGCCCTGACATGATGACTCTGGCCAAGGGCTTGTCCTCGGGCTATGCGCCCATTTCGGCCTTGATGGTCAATGAGCGGGTCTACGGCCCCGTCGCCGAGGAATCAGGGCGCATCGGGGTTTTTGGCCACGGCTACACCTATGGCGGCCACCCGGTTTCCGCCGCCGTGGCGCTGGAGACTTTGAACATCTATGCCGAGCGCGACATCTTGGCCCATATCGCCAAGGTGGGGCCGGTGCTGCAGGAGGGTTTGGGGTCGTTCCGCGATCACCCCCTGGTGGGCGAGGCCCGCGGAATCGGCTTGATCGGAGCCCTGGAACTGGTGGCGGACAAGACCAGCCGGGCCCCCTTCCCGCCCGAACGGACCATGGGCGCCAAAGTGGTCGCCAGGGCACAGGACAAGGGAGTCATCCTGCGGGCCATGGGCGATGCCATCGCTTTCGCCCCTCCCCTGATCATCACGGAAGCGGAGATCGGGGACATGCTGCGCCGGTTCAAAGCCGCGCTTGACGAAGCTCATGGCGCGCTTGGTCTCGGATAACTATGTGATACTTCAGTCGAAAGCGCGGGCTCATTACATCTTGTACACTTGCGCCACAGCTTTTTGATCCACTAGGATCTGCGCACCGGCCCAAGCCCTTAGGGAAATTGAGGGGGATGACGGGCCGAGGGAGGAGAGGAATGGATTACGAGCATTACTTCACCAAGCGGATCAGCGACCTCAAATCCGAGGGACGCTACCGGGTGTTTGCCGATCTGGAGCGCCAGAAGGGCCGCTTCCCCATTGCTCTCAACTACCGCGATGGTGAGGTCCGCGAGGTGGTGGTGTGGTGCTCCAACGATTATCTCGGCATGGGGCAGCACCCGGAGGTGATCGCCGCCGCCCATGAGGCGCTGGAGCGTTGTGGCGCCGGTGCGGGCGGAACCCGCAACATCTCGGGCACCAATCACTATCACGTGCTGTTGGAAGAAGAGCTGGCCGCCTTCAATGCCAAGGAATCCGCCCTTCTGTTCACTTCGGGCTATGTGGCCAACCAGACCACCCTGTCGACGCTGGGCGCCACCATTCCGGGCTGCGTCGTGTTCTCCGACGAGCTCAATCACAATTCCATGATCGAGGGCATCCGCCACGGCCGTTCGGCCAAGCAGGTGTTCCGCCACAACGATCCCGAGCATCTTGAACAGTTGCTGTCGGCCTATCCGAAAGAGACGCCCAAGCTGGTGGCATTCGAATCGGTCTATTCCATGGATGGCGATATCGCCCCCATCGCCGAGATCTGCGACGTGGCCGAGGCCCACAACGCCATGACCTATCTGGACGAGGTCCATGCGGTGGGCATGTATGGCGAGCAAGGCTCCGGCGTGGCCGAGCGCGACGGTGTGCGCGACCGCATCACCATCATTCAGGGAACCCTGGCCAAGGCCTTGGGCGTTGTGGGCGGCTATATCGCCGCCTCGGCGTCTTGCGTCGATTATGTGCGCAGCTTCGGCCCCGGCTTCATCTTCTCGTCCTCCATGCCTCCAGCCACGGCCGCCGCCGCCCTGGCCTCCATCCGCTTCCTGCGCGCCCATCCCGAGATCCGCGACCGCCACCAGGAACGCGCCGCCACGGCCAAGCGCCTGCTGGCCGAACGCGGCATCCCCGTCCTGCCCTCGGTCAGCCATATTGTTCCGGTGATGGTGGGCAATGCCGCGCTCTGCAAGCAGGCCAGCGACCTGCTGCTCGACGAGTACGGCATCTATGTGCAGCCCATCAATTATCCCACCGTCCCGGTGGGCACCGAGCGGCTGCGCATCACGCCGACGCCGCTGCATGACGACGCCATGATGGCCCATCTGGTGGAATCTTTCTCAGCCGTATGGGACCGGCTGGATCTGCATAAGGCCCATCACCCGAAAGCGGTCAAGGCGGCGGAGTAGACAGCTTCCTGTCAGGCTGAGGACGTACTCTGAAACCAGTCGAGCCGAATCGCTCCAGCATGCCCTCGTTGGAGCAATCGTTCGGTTTGGCCCTCCCAAGACGAAGCCGGCGGGCTCCCCAACTCCCGCCGGCTTCTATCTTTTTGGGAAGACGCCCTGCGCGGCAGGGGCCGTCAGATCAATAAACGCCCTTGGAATTGAGATAGATCGCCGATTTGCGGTCCTCGGCCAAGGTATGGCCGACGATCCATTCCTGCAGGAAGGTCAACACCTCGGCCTCATTATAGCCGCGTCCCTCGGCCACCGCGGCCTGCAATTCGGTCAATTGCTCCAGCAGACGGGCGTGGCGGACACGATGGGCGCTGAGTTCCGGGTACTTGTAGCGGATCAGCAGCCCTTCCTCCTCGCTGAAATGAAAGCGGGCGTATTCGCGCAACAAGCCCATGGTTTCGGCCACCTCGGCGTCGTCCGTCTTGCGCTCCATCATGTCGAGAACGGAATTGCCGATCTCGAAGAGGCGTCTGTGGTGGGAATCGATGCGCTGCACCCCCACCGAATACTCCTCGTGCCACTTGATCAGGACGCGGGCATGCTCGCCCGCCTCGGCCATGGTCCGAGTCCGTTTGGTGCTGGCCTCGAACAGTTTCCAGCGCACGGACGGGATGTCGCGCAGGGTTTCGGCCGGAACCAGATAGACTTCGCAGCCCTCCAGGGCGCGGACCCGCAGCAGGCTGGGGATGCCGAAAATGGCAACCTCCTCGCCAAAGAAATCGCCGGGCTTTAAGGTCTCGAACATGTGTTCGCCCAGGAAGCGGCCAGCGCTTCCCGATTTCATCATGGCCACCAGACCAGGACCGGGCTCGATCAGCGCCTCGGCGGCGAAACTCTTCTGGCTCATTCCCTGAGCGATGCGGTTCAAGGACCTAGACGACACCACCTCACCGAACAAGGAGGTGCGCAGCAGGAACTCACGATGCTCCAACAGGCGCGAAACGCCCGAGAACACATTGTTGTAGCGCACGAATTCCAGATACAAGGAACACGGAATGGCCAGGGCCTGGACAAAGCTGGCGGCGCGGTAGGTCTCGGAGGCCGGGGTTCCGAACAACCCCGGCAACTCGCCGATCAAAGCCCCAGCCGACAGGACCGAGCGCATCTCGATCTCCATGGGGATCATCTCGACGCTGCCCGACAGCAGCAGATAGATGTGATCGTTGACCATCCGCTCCTTCACCAAGATGGTGCCGGGATTGAAGGTCACCACCGGATTGTTGAGCAACACCCGGATCTGATGGCGGGGAATGCCGGGGAAATAGGCGTCCAGGGCCTCATAGGCATAGGGCCAGATGAAGTCGTGATTGGATGGGATCAGCACATCCACCGTGCCGAAGGACGCCGATGACCCGATGGCCTTCTGGGCGCGGGTATTGCGCTGCGAGGTATGGGCCAGGATGATCTTGCCCGACTTGTCGTCACGGAAATCATAGGCATCGCCATGGATCATGCCGCCGCCCACGTCGATCTTCTTCACATCGGCGGGGACAAGGTAATCGGCGGCGACCTTGTCATACATGGCCTGACTGATGCCTGCCGCGTTCGCATCGTCGGTGACGAATCCCTGCAAAACCGACAGACGGCAGATATCGGCGAAATGGGCATAGGTGCGATAGCCCCCCTCCCACATGGCGCGGAAGTGAAAGACGGTGGTTTCCACCGGATGGGGGGAAAAGACCGGCATGACCTCAAGCCCATCGATGGAGTTCCACTCTCCTTCCACCAGGGGACGGACATCGAAATAATCCGAAAACGCCGCCTCTTCGATGGACAGCAGCGCCGCCACCTTCTTGGCCACCGAGGCGCGGACCAATGGCGTCGAATAGTATTTCAGCTTGTGATCCGAACGGATCAGGGTCGTCAGCCCGGCAAAGTGATCGTCATGGGAATGGGTGTGGAAGATCCCCTCGATCTCATTGACGCCGATGCCCAGCGCGTTGAGCGAGTAAAGGATATTGGGCCCGGCATCCACCAGATAGACTTTGCCCTGGAACATGACGATGGAAGACATGGAGGGACGATTGATGTCCCAACCATCGCCCTCGCCCGAATGGATGACCGCGAAATATTCGCGGCGAAGGCGGTAAAAGCCCAGCGGATAGGGCGATTCATAGGTCTCGAAGGACGGAAGATTGAGGTCGACGACCGCCGTCTCGCCCTGATAGCTGAACTCGAAGACATTGAACATCATGCGGCGCACGGCGACGCCGTTTCTGATCTCCACCGGCTCGTTATCCACCGCCAGGGTGTCGATCAAGTCGCCGGGATGGCGGATATTGCCGAAAGCAAAGCGCAGCTTCATGCGCATCAGCTCACGGGCCCGTTCCGGCGTCTCTCCGGCCTCGACAAGCTCTTCCTCGGTCACCAGACCGTAATTACCGCGATAGATATACTGCATCTGGGCCGAAACCTGATCGGCGCTGCCGATC encodes the following:
- a CDS encoding aspartate aminotransferase family protein; translation: MPTRASNRTITEKDVDSVLHPYTNLKRHPEVGPLVITRGKGVRVYDEAGKDYIEGLAGLWCTSLGWGEERLVEAAARQMRTLPFYHLFSHKTHDVGVELCARLLEMAPVPMSKVFLAGSGSEANDTAIKLIHYRSNALGLPHKKKIIAREKAYHGVTVATASLTGLVNNQRSFDLPIPGVLRAGCPHHYRFARQGESEEDFSSRLAAELEALILAEGPDTVAAFFAEPVMGAGGVIVPPAGYFPKIQAVLDRYDILLVVDEVICGFGRTGKMFGTETFGIRPDMMTLAKGLSSGYAPISALMVNERVYGPVAEESGRIGVFGHGYTYGGHPVSAAVALETLNIYAERDILAHIAKVGPVLQEGLGSFRDHPLVGEARGIGLIGALELVADKTSRAPFPPERTMGAKVVARAQDKGVILRAMGDAIAFAPPLIITEAEIGDMLRRFKAALDEAHGALGLG
- the hemA gene encoding 5-aminolevulinate synthase — its product is MDYEHYFTKRISDLKSEGRYRVFADLERQKGRFPIALNYRDGEVREVVVWCSNDYLGMGQHPEVIAAAHEALERCGAGAGGTRNISGTNHYHVLLEEELAAFNAKESALLFTSGYVANQTTLSTLGATIPGCVVFSDELNHNSMIEGIRHGRSAKQVFRHNDPEHLEQLLSAYPKETPKLVAFESVYSMDGDIAPIAEICDVAEAHNAMTYLDEVHAVGMYGEQGSGVAERDGVRDRITIIQGTLAKALGVVGGYIAASASCVDYVRSFGPGFIFSSSMPPATAAAALASIRFLRAHPEIRDRHQERAATAKRLLAERGIPVLPSVSHIVPVMVGNAALCKQASDLLLDEYGIYVQPINYPTVPVGTERLRITPTPLHDDAMMAHLVESFSAVWDRLDLHKAHHPKAVKAAE
- a CDS encoding bacteriohemerythrin — translated: MPLLRKIEVTTGVWWIEAPQAGVSVLCGCPADAVKHLMKRGLIVSTEVNGVPFETGPNVILLSDAMVQNGSFSNLAEFPVLQMLYRQGMILPDHPGNTGIKPMLIGSADQVSAQMQYIYRGNYGLVTEEELVEAGETPERARELMRMKLRFAFGNIRHPGDLIDTLAVDNEPVEIRNGVAVRRMMFNVFEFSYQGETAVVDLNLPSFETYESPYPLGFYRLRREYFAVIHSGEGDGWDINRPSMSSIVMFQGKVYLVDAGPNILYSLNALGIGVNEIEGIFHTHSHDDHFAGLTTLIRSDHKLKYYSTPLVRASVAKKVAALLSIEEAAFSDYFDVRPLVEGEWNSIDGLEVMPVFSPHPVETTVFHFRAMWEGGYRTYAHFADICRLSVLQGFVTDDANAAGISQAMYDKVAADYLVPADVKKIDVGGGMIHGDAYDFRDDKSGKIILAHTSQRNTRAQKAIGSSASFGTVDVLIPSNHDFIWPYAYEALDAYFPGIPRHQIRVLLNNPVVTFNPGTILVKERMVNDHIYLLLSGSVEMIPMEIEMRSVLSAGALIGELPGLFGTPASETYRAASFVQALAIPCSLYLEFVRYNNVFSGVSRLLEHREFLLRTSLFGEVVSSRSLNRIAQGMSQKSFAAEALIEPGPGLVAMMKSGSAGRFLGEHMFETLKPGDFFGEEVAIFGIPSLLRVRALEGCEVYLVPAETLRDIPSVRWKLFEASTKRTRTMAEAGEHARVLIKWHEEYSVGVQRIDSHHRRLFEIGNSVLDMMERKTDDAEVAETMGLLREYARFHFSEEEGLLIRYKYPELSAHRVRHARLLEQLTELQAAVAEGRGYNEAEVLTFLQEWIVGHTLAEDRKSAIYLNSKGVY